One genomic window of Salvia miltiorrhiza cultivar Shanhuang (shh) chromosome 4, IMPLAD_Smil_shh, whole genome shotgun sequence includes the following:
- the LOC131022058 gene encoding LOB domain-containing protein 18-like, whose translation MSSGSAGGSGAAAGGGGGGGGPCGACKFLRRKCVSGCIFAPYFDSEQGAAHFAAVHKVFGASNVSKLLLHIPPHKRLDAVVTICYEAQSRLRDPIYGCVAHIFALQQQVVNLQQELSYLQAHLAALELPIPTPAPPQQLLVPASQSILDLPPIPAAYDFSAVCGDMAVPQISSWSLYPRQQIEQRQFSSAAATSAVGGGGGGDLQELARELLNRHAPPTVRCRNQASSMPPNSR comes from the exons ATGAGCAGTGGAAGCGCGGGCGGGAGCGGCGCGGCGGcgggaggaggcggcggcggcggggggCCGTGCGGGGCATGCAAGTTCCTGCGGCGGAAGTGCGTGTCCGGGTGCATATTCGCGCCGTATTTCGACTCGGAGCAGGGCGCCGCCCACTTCGCGGCGGTGCACAAGGTGTTTGGGGCGAGCAACGTGTCGAAGCTGCTCCTCCACATCCCGCCGCACAAGCGCCTCGACGCCGTCGTCACCATCTGCTACGAGGCGCAGTCGCGCCTCAGGGACCCCATCTACGGCTGCGTCGCCCACATCTTCGCCCTTCAACAACAG GTGGTGAATCTGCAACAAGAACTCTCTTACCTACAAGCCCACCTCGCCGCCCTCGAGCTTCCGATTCCGACTCCGGCGCCGCCGCAGCAGCTGTTGGTGCCGGCGTCGCAGTCCATACTAGATTTACCTCCGATCCCGGCGGCTTACGACTTCTCGGCAGTGTGCGGCGATATGGCGGTGCCGCAGATCTCTTCTTGGAGCCTCTATCCGCGGCAGCAAATCGAGCAGCGCCAGTTTTCCAGCGCCGCCGCGACGTCCGCTgttggaggaggcggcggcggcgatctCCAAGAACTAGCGCGTGAGCTGCTGAACCGGCATGCTCCGCCTACCGTGAGATGCAGGAATCAGGCTTCATCTATGCCGCCCAATTCTAGGTAG